Proteins encoded within one genomic window of Companilactobacillus zhachilii:
- a CDS encoding aldo/keto reductase: protein MKQLNIGSTNWNASAVALGIMRMEALSTKDAAKTLEAAVDSGINFIDSADIYGMGNSEKVFGQAMKEANISRDDVYIQSKGGIVFDPERSHGSFVFGKRYDFSKKHIEDAVDGILERMQIDYLDSFLLHRPDPLMEPAEVAEAFDDLQKSGKVRHFGVSNFNPEQFKLIQESVDQRLLINQLQFSIAHTGMIDFGMHTNMTDARSINHDGGLLEFSRRMGTTIQAWSPFQYGMFEGTFIGSDKFPELNKKLQELADKYGVSKNAIATAWILRHPAEIQVIIGTMNPDHIKDSAAGSDVELTKQEWYDVYFAAGNDLP, encoded by the coding sequence ATGAAACAACTGAATATAGGTAGTACAAATTGGAATGCATCAGCGGTTGCACTAGGAATTATGCGTATGGAAGCTTTATCAACTAAAGATGCTGCGAAAACACTTGAGGCTGCGGTCGACAGTGGTATTAACTTTATCGATTCAGCTGACATTTATGGCATGGGTAATTCTGAAAAAGTATTCGGTCAAGCTATGAAGGAAGCAAACATTTCTCGTGATGATGTTTATATTCAATCAAAAGGTGGTATCGTCTTTGACCCAGAGCGTAGTCATGGCAGTTTTGTTTTCGGAAAACGCTACGACTTCTCAAAGAAGCATATTGAAGATGCTGTTGATGGAATTTTGGAAAGAATGCAAATTGATTACTTGGACTCCTTCCTATTACACCGTCCTGATCCATTGATGGAACCAGCAGAAGTTGCTGAAGCTTTCGACGATTTACAAAAATCCGGTAAGGTTAGACACTTTGGTGTATCAAACTTTAATCCTGAACAATTTAAGTTGATTCAAGAATCAGTTGACCAAAGACTATTGATCAATCAATTACAATTCAGTATTGCCCACACAGGGATGATTGATTTTGGTATGCACACAAATATGACTGATGCTCGTTCAATCAATCATGATGGTGGACTATTAGAATTCTCAAGACGTATGGGTACGACGATTCAGGCTTGGTCACCATTCCAATATGGTATGTTTGAAGGAACATTTATTGGTAGTGATAAATTTCCAGAATTGAATAAGAAGTTACAAGAACTAGCTGATAAATATGGTGTAAGTAAGAATGCCATTGCAACAGCTTGGATCTTGAGACACCCAGCTGAAATTCAAGTTATTATCGGAACAATGAATCCAGATCACATTAAAGATAGTGCTGCTGGTTCAGATGTTGAGTTAACTAAACAAGAATGGTACGACGTCTACTTTGCAGCAGGAAATGATTTGCCATAA
- a CDS encoding Tex family protein translates to MVVSKSENNLVDLTQSVHKQMNEYKFQQIKAVLELLDEGNTVPFIARYRKERTGTLDEVAIRDIEDEAHRLMKLNQRRDDVINLIQEQGKLTPKLKKQLEEAVVLQQVEDLYLPYKQKKQTKASLAREAGLEPLANWLLSFPAGNLNNKANSFINESKKLPDLESVWAGVNEILAEKFSENASFREWIRGYTWQNGELTSKVKRGAKEKDEAQTYETYYDFQQSLKKIPPYRVLAINRGEREKILTVGISVDADKILNFGNSRTIGRHQGPAVEKVKAAFEDAYKRFLGPAIAREIRRKLSDQANEHAIKIFGNNLYHLLMMSPLKGKVVMGFDPAYRTGCKLAIIDKNGRFLTKQVIYPHKPASKEKQEEAKTEFKKLLKDYQVEMIAIGNGTASRESEEFVSEILKTLKRPIYYVIVNEAGASVYSASANARAEFGDLHVEERSAISIGRRLQDPLAELIKVDPKAIGVGQYQHDVPEKDLDEQLDRVVETAVNQVGVNVNTASPELLTHISGLTATTAKNIVKFRNEKGAFNDRASLKQVPRLGPKAYQQSVGFLRIISGDDPLDNTDIHPESYSATRKLLKDIGMSSESIGTTELHQKLVQLDKNEWVQKLNIGEATLSDIIDGLSKPGRDLRDSMPAPLLRQDVLTMADLKPGMELQGTVRNVVDFGVFVDIGVKQDGLVHISQLADKYVSDPSTVVTIGDIVTVWVLSVDETRNRIQLTMRGSKVTN, encoded by the coding sequence ATGGTAGTAAGTAAATCAGAAAATAATTTGGTTGATTTAACGCAATCGGTTCATAAGCAGATGAACGAGTACAAATTTCAACAAATCAAGGCAGTCCTAGAGTTGTTGGATGAAGGTAATACGGTGCCATTTATTGCCCGTTATCGAAAAGAACGCACGGGGACTTTAGATGAAGTTGCTATTCGTGATATTGAAGATGAAGCACATCGTTTAATGAAATTAAATCAACGTCGTGATGATGTTATTAATTTGATTCAAGAACAAGGGAAACTAACACCTAAGTTAAAAAAGCAACTTGAAGAAGCTGTAGTATTACAACAAGTGGAAGATTTGTATTTGCCCTATAAACAAAAAAAGCAGACGAAAGCTAGTCTTGCTCGAGAAGCTGGATTGGAGCCTTTAGCAAATTGGTTATTAAGTTTTCCTGCAGGTAATTTAAATAACAAGGCGAATTCTTTCATCAATGAGAGTAAAAAACTACCTGATTTAGAGTCAGTTTGGGCTGGAGTTAATGAAATTTTGGCCGAAAAGTTTAGTGAAAATGCCAGCTTCCGTGAATGGATTCGAGGCTATACTTGGCAAAATGGTGAATTGACTAGCAAGGTAAAACGTGGTGCTAAGGAAAAAGATGAGGCTCAAACTTATGAGACGTATTATGATTTCCAACAATCATTGAAAAAAATCCCGCCATATCGAGTCTTAGCTATTAACCGTGGGGAACGTGAGAAAATATTAACGGTTGGTATTTCGGTTGATGCTGATAAAATTTTGAATTTTGGGAATTCTCGAACAATTGGCCGTCATCAAGGCCCAGCCGTAGAGAAAGTAAAAGCCGCCTTTGAAGATGCGTATAAACGATTTTTAGGTCCAGCTATCGCCAGAGAGATTCGTCGTAAATTATCGGATCAAGCAAATGAACACGCTATTAAAATTTTTGGAAATAACTTGTATCATCTTTTAATGATGTCACCATTGAAAGGCAAAGTTGTCATGGGCTTTGACCCCGCCTATCGAACCGGCTGTAAACTAGCAATTATCGATAAGAATGGACGATTTTTAACTAAACAAGTTATTTATCCTCACAAACCAGCTAGTAAAGAGAAACAAGAAGAAGCTAAAACTGAATTTAAAAAGTTACTAAAAGATTATCAAGTTGAAATGATTGCCATTGGGAATGGGACGGCTAGTCGAGAATCGGAAGAATTTGTCAGTGAGATTCTAAAAACATTAAAACGTCCTATTTATTATGTAATTGTTAATGAAGCAGGGGCCTCGGTTTATTCAGCCAGTGCCAATGCTCGTGCAGAATTTGGGGACCTTCATGTTGAAGAACGCTCGGCGATTAGTATTGGCCGTCGCTTACAAGATCCGTTGGCTGAATTGATCAAAGTTGATCCGAAAGCTATTGGTGTGGGTCAGTACCAACATGATGTGCCTGAAAAAGACTTAGATGAGCAATTAGATCGTGTGGTAGAAACAGCTGTAAATCAAGTAGGAGTTAATGTTAATACCGCTAGTCCAGAATTATTGACGCATATTTCTGGGTTGACCGCGACGACAGCCAAAAATATCGTGAAGTTTCGTAATGAGAAGGGTGCCTTTAATGATCGTGCATCCTTAAAACAAGTTCCCCGCTTAGGTCCTAAGGCCTATCAACAATCGGTTGGATTTCTAAGAATTATTTCTGGAGATGATCCGCTCGATAACACTGATATTCATCCGGAAAGTTATTCAGCTACACGAAAGTTGTTAAAAGATATTGGGATGTCTAGTGAATCGATTGGTACCACTGAACTTCATCAAAAATTAGTCCAGTTAGATAAAAACGAATGGGTTCAAAAATTAAATATTGGTGAGGCCACTCTGTCCGATATTATTGATGGATTAAGCAAACCAGGACGAGATCTTCGTGATAGCATGCCGGCACCATTGCTTCGCCAAGATGTCTTAACTATGGCTGACCTGAAGCCAGGGATGGAACTTCAAGGAACAGTCAGAAATGTGGTTGATTTTGGCGTATTTGTTGATATTGGAGTTAAACAAGATGGTTTAGTACACATTTCGCAGTTGGCAGATAAATATGTCAGTGATCCAAGTACAGTAGTAACAATTGGAGACATTGTGACGGTTTGGGTATTGAGTGTTGATGAAACTCGTAATCGTATCCAACTAACAATGCGTGGCAGTAAGGTTACTAATTAA
- a CDS encoding mechanosensitive ion channel family protein, with product MFLKVDWESVLAHIGGVIFQLILLTIVLLLINWIGKKIIRHIFKTGLRGTKASISPKKLDTIYTVVLNVFKYILMFFWIYAILSAIGIPVGTLVAGAGIFSLAIGLGAQGFVSDMVNGFFILLEQQISVGDTIKINAIEGQVTYVGIRTTQIQSIDGTLNYIPNRNITIVSNKSRNNMQALMEIPIFNDSPFTEITKIIEDINQNLDLTELQITKRPTILGFSNQNDGTLTIQVTAYTKPGAQFKARNVLLEKYLSAIKAAKIDLPK from the coding sequence ATGTTTCTCAAAGTCGATTGGGAATCAGTTTTAGCACATATTGGCGGTGTTATTTTTCAATTAATCTTATTGACCATCGTCTTACTATTAATCAATTGGATCGGCAAAAAAATTATTCGTCATATTTTTAAAACTGGACTACGCGGCACTAAGGCATCTATTTCACCTAAGAAACTCGATACAATTTATACCGTCGTTCTCAACGTTTTCAAATATATCTTAATGTTCTTTTGGATCTATGCCATTTTATCAGCAATTGGTATTCCCGTTGGAACCCTAGTTGCTGGGGCCGGAATCTTCAGTTTGGCAATTGGTCTTGGTGCACAAGGTTTTGTTTCCGACATGGTCAACGGTTTCTTCATTCTATTGGAACAACAAATTAGTGTGGGCGATACGATTAAAATCAATGCGATTGAAGGTCAGGTAACTTATGTTGGTATTCGGACGACCCAGATTCAAAGTATCGATGGGACTTTAAACTATATTCCTAATCGTAATATCACCATCGTCAGCAATAAATCACGTAATAATATGCAAGCGTTAATGGAAATTCCAATTTTTAACGATTCACCATTTACTGAAATTACGAAGATTATTGAAGATATTAATCAGAATTTGGATTTAACTGAACTACAAATAACTAAACGTCCAACTATCCTAGGCTTTTCCAATCAAAACGATGGTACATTAACCATCCAAGTCACTGCTTACACTAAACCCGGCGCTCAATTTAAAGCTAGAAACGTTTTACTAGAAAAATATTTGTCAGCTATTAAAGCCGCTAAAATTGATTTGCCTAAATAA
- a CDS encoding DUF3955 domain-containing protein, with the protein MEKTKLSWYTMIVTFLAGIGSFGLIALLGSSIDSNGILHEPFFLSPMGYFFLLISLISGLIHLYQRNH; encoded by the coding sequence ATGGAAAAAACGAAGTTATCTTGGTACACAATGATTGTGACATTTTTGGCGGGTATTGGTAGTTTTGGATTAATAGCTTTGCTGGGATCGTCTATTGATAGTAATGGTATCTTGCATGAACCATTCTTTTTAAGTCCCATGGGCTATTTCTTCTTATTAATCAGTTTGATAAGTGGATTAATACATTTATATCAACGAAATCATTAA
- a CDS encoding GNAT family N-acetyltransferase: MALIYMRKAEVSDIDAIMEIINEAKALLKADGSPQWQDGHPNKEMLLADIEHGFARVLIVDGNVAGTATLMTTADPNYAKIEGAWHDTVDTYGTIHRIAISSQYRGMKLSKFFFSNLISDTYAQGIYHMRIDTHKLNQRMQHLVKEFGFEYTGIIYVPDAIDGKRLAYELNMVK; this comes from the coding sequence ATGGCACTAATTTATATGAGAAAAGCTGAAGTTTCAGATATTGATGCGATTATGGAAATTATCAATGAAGCTAAGGCTCTTTTGAAAGCAGATGGCAGTCCTCAATGGCAAGATGGTCATCCTAATAAGGAAATGTTGTTGGCTGATATTGAACATGGCTTTGCTCGTGTTTTGATAGTTGATGGGAATGTTGCCGGCACAGCTACTTTGATGACAACGGCAGATCCTAATTATGCCAAAATCGAAGGCGCTTGGCATGATACAGTTGATACTTATGGAACAATTCATCGGATTGCTATTTCATCGCAATATCGTGGTATGAAATTGAGTAAGTTTTTCTTTTCCAATTTGATCAGTGACACATACGCTCAAGGAATTTATCATATGCGAATCGATACACATAAATTGAATCAAAGAATGCAACATTTGGTTAAAGAATTTGGCTTTGAATATACTGGTATCATCTATGTGCCAGATGCCATCGATGGTAAACGTTTGGCATATGAGTTAAATATGGTAAAGTAG
- a CDS encoding peptidylprolyl isomerase, with amino-acid sequence MTYPQLDLENATGSVATIKTNHGTIKIQLFDELVPKTVKNFIELAQKGYYNGIIFHRVIPDFMIQGGDPTGTGMGGESIYGSSFEDEFTDQLFNLDGALSMANAGPNTNGSQFFIVSNQNMPKRMIKEMANAGYPQEIVAAYKNGGTPWLDHRHTVFGQVIDGMDVVREIARAKRDGNDKPKEDIVMESVEISA; translated from the coding sequence ATGACATACCCACAATTAGATTTAGAAAATGCTACAGGTAGTGTGGCAACAATCAAGACTAATCATGGAACAATTAAAATTCAATTGTTTGATGAACTAGTACCTAAGACTGTGAAAAACTTTATTGAGTTAGCTCAAAAGGGTTATTACAATGGGATTATTTTTCATCGTGTAATCCCTGACTTCATGATTCAAGGTGGCGATCCAACTGGAACTGGTATGGGTGGCGAAAGTATTTACGGTTCAAGCTTTGAAGATGAATTTACTGACCAATTGTTCAATTTAGATGGGGCACTTTCAATGGCAAATGCTGGTCCTAACACTAATGGTAGCCAATTCTTCATCGTTTCAAATCAAAATATGCCTAAGCGAATGATTAAAGAAATGGCAAATGCCGGTTATCCTCAAGAAATCGTTGCTGCTTATAAGAACGGTGGAACGCCATGGTTGGACCACAGACATACTGTTTTTGGTCAAGTAATTGATGGCATGGATGTTGTTCGTGAAATTGCTCGTGCTAAACGTGATGGCAATGATAAACCTAAAGAGGATATCGTAATGGAAAGTGTTGAAATTTCAGCTTAA
- a CDS encoding LysR family transcriptional regulator, producing MLDKRYQTLISLAETQSFTQTAKQLFITQPAVSQQIASLESELKFPLIIHEHNRITLTTAGFKLANFAKQTSLESQKVISSLKTGTEHLKMGCTLSLSSTILPKFIQQLSTRANVVTTKINNTQHILQNIRDGKVDFGLIEGNFDKEEFDSFFVQKESFICVTHNSIGGNSIEDLFNQTLLLREPGSGSRNIFENWLATQNYRITDFKNVIEIASPSAIVELLKQGSGISFMYQSLVADELKSEQLKKLDLTGFHVEHPINLVFLKNSYFKETYREIVESV from the coding sequence ATGCTCGATAAACGTTATCAAACTTTGATCAGCTTAGCGGAAACACAATCATTCACTCAAACAGCCAAACAACTATTTATTACACAACCAGCCGTTTCACAACAAATAGCTTCGTTAGAAAGCGAACTTAAATTTCCACTAATTATCCATGAACATAATCGCATCACCTTGACTACTGCTGGCTTCAAGCTAGCTAATTTTGCTAAACAAACCAGTTTGGAAAGCCAAAAGGTTATCAGTTCACTTAAAACAGGAACCGAACATTTAAAAATGGGTTGTACACTCTCACTCAGTTCAACCATTCTACCGAAATTTATTCAACAACTTTCTACACGTGCTAATGTCGTCACAACGAAAATTAACAATACTCAACATATTCTCCAAAATATCCGTGATGGAAAAGTAGATTTCGGTTTAATAGAAGGAAACTTTGATAAAGAAGAATTCGATTCGTTCTTCGTTCAAAAAGAAAGTTTTATCTGTGTCACTCACAACAGTATCGGTGGAAATTCAATTGAAGACTTATTTAATCAGACTCTTTTATTGAGAGAACCGGGTTCCGGCAGCCGAAATATTTTTGAAAATTGGTTAGCAACTCAAAATTACCGAATTACTGATTTTAAGAACGTTATTGAAATTGCTAGTCCCTCCGCTATTGTCGAATTGCTCAAGCAAGGTTCTGGGATTAGCTTCATGTATCAATCATTAGTTGCAGACGAACTTAAATCCGAACAATTAAAAAAACTAGACCTAACGGGATTCCACGTGGAACATCCCATCAATCTAGTTTTTCTGAAGAATTCTTATTTTAAAGAAACATATCGAGAAATCGTTGAATCAGTTTAA
- a CDS encoding YeiH family protein, with protein sequence MYTRLFEKSFYYALGMTLFCSIVGSWLGGLPYLTIIGALVISLILGMMFQLYRPAIVSAEMGIGFISNKFLRLGIILLGFKLNLIDLAHAGVKTILLAMVIVSGVIFLTYNIARKLGVSKRLAILTASGTGICGAAAVMGISPQIKVSKSEETAKHNDEVLAVAIVAILGTVFTLIEIAIKPLLHMSATQFGVMAGGSLHEIAHAIATGGAGGSISLSAAIITKLSRVLLLAPAALVIGIWYQHQDKSGDGEKGKLPIPWFMAGFLLASVIGTFVPMPSNALAWLVKLAYIVLGMAMAALGMSVNFKVFLSSGKRAVIAALSSSVVLLIFTIIASKTFF encoded by the coding sequence ATGTATACAAGACTTTTTGAAAAGAGTTTCTATTATGCTTTAGGGATGACCTTGTTTTGCTCAATTGTTGGTAGCTGGTTAGGGGGATTGCCATACCTAACAATTATTGGTGCTTTGGTTATTTCGTTAATATTAGGGATGATGTTTCAACTTTATCGTCCTGCAATTGTGAGTGCTGAGATGGGAATTGGATTCATATCCAACAAATTTTTACGTTTAGGAATTATCCTCTTAGGGTTCAAGCTCAATTTGATTGACCTAGCTCATGCTGGAGTTAAAACGATTTTGTTAGCAATGGTAATTGTCAGTGGAGTTATTTTCTTAACTTACAACATTGCCCGCAAGTTAGGTGTCAGCAAAAGGTTGGCTATTTTGACAGCCAGTGGCACTGGTATTTGTGGTGCGGCAGCCGTGATGGGGATTTCGCCACAAATTAAAGTTTCCAAGTCCGAAGAGACGGCTAAACATAATGATGAAGTATTAGCAGTGGCAATTGTTGCCATCTTAGGAACGGTCTTTACGTTGATAGAAATTGCAATTAAACCATTGTTACATATGTCGGCAACACAATTTGGTGTTATGGCTGGTGGTTCATTACATGAAATTGCCCATGCGATTGCAACTGGTGGCGCAGGCGGATCAATAAGCTTAAGTGCAGCTATCATCACAAAACTATCACGCGTGTTGTTGTTGGCCCCCGCAGCTTTAGTGATTGGTATCTGGTATCAACATCAAGATAAGTCTGGTGATGGGGAGAAAGGAAAACTACCTATTCCTTGGTTTATGGCAGGATTCTTATTAGCAAGTGTCATTGGGACATTTGTTCCTATGCCAAGCAATGCTTTAGCTTGGTTAGTTAAGCTAGCATATATTGTCTTGGGGATGGCAATGGCAGCTTTAGGGATGAGCGTTAATTTCAAGGTATTTTTGAGTAGTGGTAAAAGAGCAGTTATTGCGGCATTATCATCATCAGTTGTCCTATTGATCTTTACTATTATTGCCAGTAAAACATTCTTTTAA